The genomic DNA TTCGGGAGGATTGGATATCAGGTTGCAAAGATAGCTAAGGCTCTAGGAATGAACATCCTGCTATATGATATATATCCAAACGAGGAAAGAGCGAAGGAAGTTGGAGGAAAGTTCGTTGATCTTGAAACTCTGCTTAAGGAGAGCGATGTGATAACACTCCACGTCCCACTACTGGACTCCACATACCACCTGATAAACGAGGAAAGGCTCAAGCTAATGAAGAAGAATGCGATATTAATCAACGCATCAAGAGGAGCAGTTGTCGACACGAACGCACTGGTTAAAGCCCTTCAAGAAGGATGGATAGCAGGAGCAGGATTAGATGTTTACGAGGAGGAGCCATTACCCAAGGATCACCCCCTAACAAAGCTTGATAACGTCGTCTTAACTCCACACATAGGAGCTTCAACATATGAGGCACAAGAAAGGGCTGGAGTGGAAGTAGCAGAAAAAGTCGTGAAAATATTAAAAGGCTAATTTCATTCTTCTAAATATCTTTTTTAGCCTACTCCTGGGTATTCCTGTTTTCTTTGCAAGATCCTCTATCCTCCATTTAGAGAGCTCTTTTAGAGAGTTTATTCCAGCTTTTTTAAGCCTCTTTACTGTTTTAGGACCAATGCCCTTTATCGATAGCAGGAACTCCTCGAAACTCACGGTATCCTCACTCTGACCACTTGCGAACCTCCCCTCTCCCCTTTCTCCAGTTCCAGTTTCTGGAGGTATCTTGGGAGGCTCTATATACTTCGGGACCTCAGGAGGAGCCTCACTAATATAGGGGCCAAGTACAATTGGGCTGAAAACTTTATCTCTGTCCTCAACCTCTTCAAGTAACTCCATCTCTTCGAATGTTCCGGTCTCCATGTATTCTTCTAAAGCGTTTGCAAGCCTATGGAAGACGTGGGCATGCTCTAAGAGCCTTTTCTTTCCATATTCTTTGGCTTGGCCGGTAGTTATAAGGAACTGCCAATCGCTGGCCTCTATGAGCAACAGCTCCCTACCCAGCTGATCGAGGACCCTGTCAGTTAGATCGTCTCTGCCCAGGTACCTACTCACAAGTGACACCATTCTCCTCTCGGCTAAGTGTATTATCGGCCATGTCCACTCAACCTCTGGATTCCACCATGTGTAGTGTGTTCCAAACATTCCCCAGGATCCCTCTGGGAGTTCTATTTCATACTTCTCGCCGGAATACGAATCTAAGAAGTTGCTTATCGTCGTCGTCTTTATTCCCACTTCAGGGGCTAACTCCAGAACCCTGGCGAGCCACTTAATGCCTTCAAACCACCAGTGGCCAAACAGCTCTGTATCGTAAGGTGCTACCACTATCCCCTTATCTCTTTCTCTCCTCTCGAACTCTTCTAACAGGGATTTAACGAGAGATATGAAGTGCCTCGCATGTTCTTCAACCCTTTCCAAAGCTTTTTCTGGTTCATAGGGTTCTTTTGCCCCAAGATCCTTTGTTCCAGTGACTCTCCAGTACTGTCCTCCACTTTTCTCTGCCCTCTTATGAAACTCCCTATACCAGAAGTCCCCAGGATATCCAATGTCAGCACTCCAGACTTGAATTCCTGTTTCCCTATTCCTTGCAAACACCGCAACTCCATTCTTAAGGAAGTAAGGCCTCAGAGTTGATTTCTTGGTTTTTGCTGGAAGAACTTTTCCATATTTTGATGTCGCAGGCCCTTCATCGACGAGATGACTCTCGACAAAGAAGTATTCTATACCGTACTTCTTCAAGAAGTGCTCTATCCCCTTCCTCCACCTAACCTCACCGCTACTGGGACTTCTCCAAAAGCCGTCTGGTCTGTAAGCACACTCAGGTAACCAAATACCCCTTGGCCTTCTCCCGAAGTACTTCTCGTACGTCTTGATCCCATTAAGTATCTGGGCCTCTATTGCTTCATCTCTATCAAGGAGGGGAAGATAGCCGTGGGTTGCTGCTGAGGTGATTACCTCAACGTAGCCGGCATCCTGAAGCTCTCTAAATTTACCTAGAATATCCCCGTTTATCGACTTCCAGTAGGAGTAAACCCTCTCGAAATAACCAATCATGTAGGAGATTGCCTCTTTGAGCTTGACGTCCTCGAACTTTTCAAGATCTTTAGCCATGGCCCTTAGCTTTCTCTCCATATACTTCTCGAACTCACTCTTTAGGTATTCGTCATTTAGTTGCTCCATGAGAACCGGTGTGAAGCTTATGACAAGTTCGAACTTCACACCTTTCTCCCTCAGTTTTTCGAGCTCCATGAGAAGGGGCAGATAGCTCTCTGAGATTGCCTCAAAGAGCCACTCCTCTCCAAAGGGCCACTTGCCGTGCTTCCTAACGTAGGGAATATGAGTGTGCAAAACAAATGTTAAATATCCTTTCATGGTCTTTCCCCTAACAAAAAGTTCTTGGAGTAGTATTTAACGATTTCGCAAATTTCCTATCTTTATTTCCCAGAAAATGATTTATCTACATAAAACACCATGATTTATGGAGTGACGTGAGTTTTACAAAATCCCAGGAATTTATAAAAATGGAGACACAATCAAGTGGGGGGAGGAATTTGAAGGAAAGTATGACGAGCGTCGACGTTAAATACGTCGTTGAAGAGCTCAAAGGTATCGTGGGAAGCAGGGTCGATAAGGTTTATCATGAAGATAATGAGGTAAGAATAAAACTTCACAAAGCTGGAGAGGGAAGAGTTGACCTTGTGATTGAGGCCGGAAAGAGAGTGCATGTAACTACGTATATCAAGGAAAACCTACAGCCCACAGCATTCGCAATGCTCCTTAGGAAACATATATCAGGGAAGTTCCTCACAAACATAGAGCAGAGGGAATTTGACAGAATTGTGATACTACACTTTGGAGAATACAAACTAATCGCCGAGCTTTTCGGAAAAGGAAATATCGTGCTCGTAAACAATGATTGGGAGATCATTGGAGCTTTGAGGTACGAGGAATTCAAGGATAGGAGAATTAAGCCAAAAGTAAGGTATGAATTTCCACCAACACGTGAAAATCCGCTAAAGATAAGCTTTGAAAGATTCCTGCAACTGATAAAGGAAGAGGACACTGAGATAGTTAGGGCCCTAGCAAGAAAACTCAGCATCGGTGGGCTCTATTCTGAAGAAACACTTCTAAGGGCTGGAATTGAGAAAACAAGAAAGGTCGGTGAGCTGAAAGATGAGGAGTTAAAGAGGATATATGAAACGATGCTCAATATCTTAAACTCCGAAAAGAAACCGAACATAGTATTTAAAGGTAAAGAGATGGTAGATGTTGTACCCATCGATTTAGTCTGGTACTCCAATTACGAGAAGAAGTTCTATGACAGCTTTAGTAGGGCGCTGGATGAATACTTTGGCAGACTGACTATAGAGAAGGCCAAGAGGAAGAGAACTCAAGAACTTGAGGAAAAGAAAAAGGCACTGGAAATTTCCTTAAAGAGGATAGAGGAGCAGATTAAAGGCTTCGAAAAAGAAGCCAGAGAAAATCAGGAAAAAGGAGATCTTTTATATGCCAATTATACGTTCGTCAAGGAGATTCTCGAGAGCATTAGGAGTGGGGTTAAGAAGCTTGGTGTTGAGGAGGTTAAGAGAAGGGTGGAAGAAGCCAAGAAGAAGGGCTACTCCTGGGCTAAGAGTATAGCGGAAATTAGGGATGACAGTCTAATACTGATTCTAGATGGAAAAAAGGTAAGGCTCAACATTAACCAATCACTCGAGGAGAACGCAGAGACATTTTATGAGAAAGCTAAGAGGGCAAGACAAAAGCTAGAAGGGGCGAAGAAAGCCTATGAAGAAACAAAGAAGAAGATAGAGAATATAGAAAAAGAAATTACAGAGAAAGAACAAACGATTTCAGTTAAGAAGCTCGAAAAAAGAAAGAAGAAGTGGTTCGAAAAGTTCAGATGGTTCATAAGTAGCGAAGGATTCCTAGTAATTGGGGGGAAGGATGCAACGACAAACGAAATAGTTGTAAAGAGATACATGGACGAGAACGATCTCTATTGTCACGCAGACATTTGGGGAGCCCCCCACGTTGTGATAAAGGACGGACAAAAGGCTGGGGAAAAGACGATATTCGAAGCATGCCAGTTCGCAGTTTCTATGAGTAGAGCCTGGAGTGAAGGGTTAGCTAGTGGTGATGCTTACTGGGTTTATCCAAGTCAAGTCAGCAAGCAGGCACCAGCGGGAGAGTATCTTCCAAAGGGTGCATTCATGGTTTATGGAAAGAGGAACTGGTTACATGGAATACCCCTTAAGCTGGCCGTTGGGATAGTTGATTATGAGGGAGAGAACTTAGTCATGTGCGGACCCGTAGATGCCGTAAAAGCGCACGCAAGGAGATATATCGTTATAAGACCCGGGGATACCAAGAAGAGTGAGCTCGTAAAGAGGATAAAAAAGATATTTGAAAAGTGGGGGTATAAAGTTCCCGAAGAAGACATTATGGCTGTTCTTCCTCCCGGTGGGGGAGACATCATGGAGGTGGTGGAATGAAGCTGATGAGGCTCTATTCTATTGCCCAGGAGTTAGCTAGAGACTTAGTATTTGAGGTAGACGATGAAGTTATCACCCTCTCAATAAAAGGCGTGGTGATAGCGAATGTTCCATCAAAATCTTACAACTTCTCCTTTTTTGAGGTATCTGAGAGCGAGTTCATACTTGCCCTTCAAGCCTTCGGATATATTGTATACCTAGGAATCGAAAGCGATGCAGAGCTAAATGAAGAAGCATACCCATCAATAGTTCAGATTTTAATATCGGAGCTAATGCCCCACGTTAACGCACTGATAAGAGAGGCCGAAAAGATAAGGTACAGAGGGAGCGACATGTTGCTCGATGATAACATGTCTCCCACCCTAAAGGAGGCTATGTACGATATTCTGATTAAGCATAGAAAGGGGAGAACGCCCTACGAGCAGTTCGAAGTTGCTTAGAAATTATACAATATTTATTGTAGAAATTGCAAATGTTTAATAATAATTTTAAGTTTTTTTCAATTACTTGACGATATGGCACCATTTTGCTAAATATTTTACAAAATTCTTAAATACATCTTAAACACATGATAAATGGTGAAAAAGCATGATAACCTACGAAGGGCCGAGAGACTATGAGTTCGCTGTAATTCCTCATGCAAAGAAGTTTATTGAAGAGCTTGATGCACTTGGAATAAAGGTTAGGGAGTTTTTAATCCAGGGTAAGATATTAACTATAAACGGGTACTTTGTACTGCATTTGCAAGGGGAGCTAATAATAGAGAAGGCAGGTCTAATGTTCAAGGCCCTCCCCCAAGTGCTAGCAGAGTTTGTTGAAGATATGAGAGAAGGCATAAGAAAAGAGCTAAAGCCTTTGGGCATGTTTGTTTATCTAAAGCCCTCAGATGTAAGGGTCATATATGAGGAGAGGCCAAAAGCCAGTGAAAGCCTCATTGTTGATTGTCCTGAGGAAATAAGGAGGGAGTGCGAGAGGTTTGGAAGAGGCCTTCTGATAGACCTCAAGGATAAAGGGATCGCAGTAGACACATTGGTGGTTTCCTCCTACATAGTTGGAAGAACTCTAAAAGTCCGAATAACAGTTGTCCCAGGCAAAGAAATAGAGGGGATTGAGGATGTTGTTAAGAAAAAGATCACCTACCTTGAGAGGGTAGTGAAAGAGTACAATGTTTCGCTGGAAAAAGTCGAAATAATAACTCCAAAGATAAAGCCAGTTCTAGGTTTTGTTCTCGTTAGGAAGAGGTCAATAGAAAGAGAGATTGATGAAATAATCCAAAACGAGGAAATTAAATCAGTTCTAACTAAAATCAGGGGACCAAATGTGAGCCATCACAGG from Pyrococcus kukulkanii includes the following:
- the rqcH gene encoding ribosome rescue protein RqcH — protein: MKESMTSVDVKYVVEELKGIVGSRVDKVYHEDNEVRIKLHKAGEGRVDLVIEAGKRVHVTTYIKENLQPTAFAMLLRKHISGKFLTNIEQREFDRIVILHFGEYKLIAELFGKGNIVLVNNDWEIIGALRYEEFKDRRIKPKVRYEFPPTRENPLKISFERFLQLIKEEDTEIVRALARKLSIGGLYSEETLLRAGIEKTRKVGELKDEELKRIYETMLNILNSEKKPNIVFKGKEMVDVVPIDLVWYSNYEKKFYDSFSRALDEYFGRLTIEKAKRKRTQELEEKKKALEISLKRIEEQIKGFEKEARENQEKGDLLYANYTFVKEILESIRSGVKKLGVEEVKRRVEEAKKKGYSWAKSIAEIRDDSLILILDGKKVRLNINQSLEENAETFYEKAKRARQKLEGAKKAYEETKKKIENIEKEITEKEQTISVKKLEKRKKKWFEKFRWFISSEGFLVIGGKDATTNEIVVKRYMDENDLYCHADIWGAPHVVIKDGQKAGEKTIFEACQFAVSMSRAWSEGLASGDAYWVYPSQVSKQAPAGEYLPKGAFMVYGKRNWLHGIPLKLAVGIVDYEGENLVMCGPVDAVKAHARRYIVIRPGDTKKSELVKRIKKIFEKWGYKVPEEDIMAVLPPGGGDIMEVVE
- a CDS encoding D-2-hydroxyacid dehydrogenase; this translates as MKVLVAAPLHERAIQVLKDAGLEVIYEEYPDEEKLIELVKDVEAIIVRSKPKVTKKVIENAPKLKVIARAGVGLDNIDVEAAKERGIEVVNAPGASSRSVAELTVGLIFAVARKIAYADRKMREGVWAKKECMGIELEGKTIGIVGFGRIGYQVAKIAKALGMNILLYDIYPNEERAKEVGGKFVDLETLLKESDVITLHVPLLDSTYHLINEERLKLMKKNAILINASRGAVVDTNALVKALQEGWIAGAGLDVYEEEPLPKDHPLTKLDNVVLTPHIGASTYEAQERAGVEVAEKVVKILKG
- a CDS encoding 1,4-alpha-glucan branching protein, encoding MKGYLTFVLHTHIPYVRKHGKWPFGEEWLFEAISESYLPLLMELEKLREKGVKFELVISFTPVLMEQLNDEYLKSEFEKYMERKLRAMAKDLEKFEDVKLKEAISYMIGYFERVYSYWKSINGDILGKFRELQDAGYVEVITSAATHGYLPLLDRDEAIEAQILNGIKTYEKYFGRRPRGIWLPECAYRPDGFWRSPSSGEVRWRKGIEHFLKKYGIEYFFVESHLVDEGPATSKYGKVLPAKTKKSTLRPYFLKNGVAVFARNRETGIQVWSADIGYPGDFWYREFHKRAEKSGGQYWRVTGTKDLGAKEPYEPEKALERVEEHARHFISLVKSLLEEFERRERDKGIVVAPYDTELFGHWWFEGIKWLARVLELAPEVGIKTTTISNFLDSYSGEKYEIELPEGSWGMFGTHYTWWNPEVEWTWPIIHLAERRMVSLVSRYLGRDDLTDRVLDQLGRELLLIEASDWQFLITTGQAKEYGKKRLLEHAHVFHRLANALEEYMETGTFEEMELLEEVEDRDKVFSPIVLGPYISEAPPEVPKYIEPPKIPPETGTGERGEGRFASGQSEDTVSFEEFLLSIKGIGPKTVKRLKKAGINSLKELSKWRIEDLAKKTGIPRSRLKKIFRRMKLAF